From Quercus lobata isolate SW786 chromosome 11, ValleyOak3.0 Primary Assembly, whole genome shotgun sequence:
CActcggggtaaaagacttctttgatagcccctgcctttTTCAACTTCATCACTTCATCCTTAACAGCGTTGGCATGCTCTTTCGACGAGCGCCAGAATGGTTGCTTTTTGGGAATAGAAGATAGGTTAACGTTTAGGTAGTGACAAATGAGATTTGGATCAACCCCCGGGGCATCGTAGGCATCCCATGCAAATATGTCAACATTTCATCTCAGAAACCCAATCAATTCCCCTTTCTCTTGGAAAGGTAGTTCCGAGTCGATTTGGAAGAATCTCTCTGGGTCGTTGTCAACAGTAACCCTTTCTAGACTTTCACATTTTACCTCCTCGGCTGGTTTACCAATGGGTACTGCCGAGGTGGCTAATTGCTATAAGTCTTCTTTCATAGATGTTTTGGGTTCTGTACTGGATAGGTGGGAGATGGCAgccaccatgcattgcctaACCATGGCTTGATCTCCCCCAATCTCCTCCACTTGGCTTCCTGACGGGTATTTTACCTTCTGGTGAAGTGTAGAAGAAACGGTTCCTAGGGCGTGGAGCCAAGGTCTAGCTACTACGGCCGTGTACGGTGAGTAGGCGTCAACCAcgataaaatccacctccaccacctctgatCCGGTCTGTATGGGCAGTCTGATCTGCCCTTTTGGTGTGACAGTCTTCCCCTCGAAACTTACAAGAGGGGAATCGTACGCCATTAGGTGCTCGAGCTttaggttcagccccttgtacagGTCGGCGTACATCACCTCCACAGCACTGCCCGGGTCTACCAGTACTCTCTTCACATCGAACCCTCCAATCCTAAGCTTAACTACCAAAGCATCGTCATGAGGTTGGATGGTTCCAATCTTATCCTCGCCCGAGAATCCCAGCACAGGTGAGTTCCCCTTCTTAGACCTTTTGGACTCCCTCCCACCGTCCTCGGTGGAGAGCCGAGCCACAGACATTACCTTAGAGGGAAAGGAGCCGGTCCTCCCCAGAGCGGTGAGGATAACATATATCATACCCATGGGAGGTCTCAAAGATACGTCTTTCCGGGGTTCTTAGACTATCTGACCCAGATGACTGCTAGAAGGGTGTAGGAGGTGCCGCAattttccttctcggaccaactgatccaggtggttccatagattcctgcagtcctcggTGGTATGTCTGTGGTCTCGGTGGTATTGACAATACAGACTCTGATTGCGCTTTGAGGTGTCTCTAGCC
This genomic window contains:
- the LOC115966719 gene encoding uncharacterized protein LOC115966719, whose amino-acid sequence is MSVARLSTEDGGRESKRSKKGNSPVLGFSGEDKIGTIQPHDDALVVKLRIGGFDVKRVLVDPGSAVEVMYADLYKGLNLKLEHLMAYDSPLVSFEGKTVTPKGQIRLPIQTGSEVVEVDFIVVDAYSPYTAVVARPWLHALGTVSSTLHQKVKYPSGSQVEEIGGDQAMVRQCMVAAISHLSSTEPKTSMKEDL